The Fodinibius salinus nucleotide sequence CATCAATAGAAACTTTTTTAGATACGTTATGAAGAGTAAATTTCCCTTTTACTGTTACTTGTTGTTGGCTTGTAGTATCGGGATTAAAGTCGGAGATTAACTTGCCATAAAATTCGGCAAAAGGATATTTTTTAGCATTTAGTGTTTCAAGCATATCGTTATCGCGCTTGTCTATGCCGGTATCAAGGGTGTGAAGATCCAGATAAAAATCAACGGTAGAATCAGCTAGACTAATGCGTCCTACTAATTTATTTGAAGTACCTGTAAAAGAGTGGAGGGGTACTGAGGATTCAAATTCAACATGTCCTGATTCGGTTTTAAAGGACTGCGCCTCCGAAGCAATTGGGAGAAACAGAATTCCTATTGCTATTAAAAATATTAAAGTAATATGGCGATGCTTTATACTCATAGTATCGACTGGTATTTCAGTTATGTCTAGTTATTTTTCGCACCATTATCAATCCACGTTCGTATTTGATCAATGCGTTCATCCGACAAAAAATTACCACCTTGAGGCATTCGGGGTGGAATGTCGGGATTAGGCTCAATTTTGTCCACGAGTGGACTCCCTTCGGCATTGCCGGGTTGAA carries:
- a CDS encoding YceI family protein, giving the protein MSIKHRHITLIFLIAIGILFLPIASEAQSFKTESGHVEFESSVPLHSFTGTSNKLVGRISLADSTVDFYLDLHTLDTGIDKRDNDMLETLNAKKYPFAEFYGKLISDFNPDTTSQQQVTVKGKFTLHNVSKKVSIDGTFQKSAEGLTVKASWIINMKDYNIRPPGILFYRVSEEINISINALLPKEN